AACTACGTTTAGCTTGCATTTGCTCGGGGTACCACATGTCCTGAGAGCTGCAGTTGCAAAACATAATTGGTAATAACATATAAGTATATTTATAGTAAGCACTCTATTAAATGGCCAGTGCTAGCCGTAAGCCGACTGATTCAATGCGGGGATCAGCCGCCTCGCCAGCCGCCCGATTGGCCTGCTCAGGACCGTTAGATACTTAAAGATGAAAATCCCAAGTCGTCCTTCTGTTTTCACACCTCACGGTTGCACGCACGCGTTCGTATCTTCATCCTCACAACGTCATGCTCACAGCTCACTATACCAATCCGACCACCTTCAGGGCTCGTCAAGAAGCCATCTCATGTTCATTGTGCCGCGCATCCCACGCAACTAGCTGCTATTGCAGGCTCGCAGCAACCTCACTTGGCCTCCCATGCCGCAATGCAACATAACCCGCATCGTCAGTCGTTGGAAGCACCGTCCTTGCATCAGGCCATGGCCACGTACCAGGTGCTTGCAGCGGACATCAGTGCAAGGCTACGATCAGTGTTGGTCTGACGGCGGCTCGACTACTTCAATGATGTTGTGACACCATGGTTCGACGGCCACGATAATCGGCGTGCTTCAATTGGTCGTGGTGTGCTTCAATGGTGACATCGATGGTGCAATGGATGGCTGCTTCGATGATGCTGCAAACTCGTGCTTCGACAGCTGTGGCGACGACGTGCTTCGACGATCGCAGCGACACTGCGACAGAGGTCCGACTGTTTCAATGATGTTACGACGCCGTGCTTCGATGACCATGGTGATGCTGCGACGGAGGCTCGGCTGCTTCGATGATGCTGCCACGTCATGCTTCATGACCATGGCAACGCTGACATGGCGGCTTGGCTGCTTCGACGCTGCGATGGAGGCCCGGTTGCTTCAATGATGTTCCGGCGGCGTGCTTCACGGCCACGACAATGTTGCGACGACGACACGACTGCTTCGAGGACCATAGCGTGTGCCATGACGATGGGTTGTCTTCTCCAATGATGTTGCAATGACAAATGCTTCGACGCCACGGCGTTGGCGTTGTCAAAGACGCTACTCCAAGCATTGCTATAGGGGAGTGTTTTGCACGTGTTGCATGGGAGAAGACGAGTGTGATGTGCTCGGAAGGGAAGGACAAGTGGCAGTATCAGGTGCATTGAACCAGCAACGATAGTATGATGTACTCCTACGTAATTCAGCTTTCATCATGTGAAGCTTCACGCGAGCGGCTAACATCAGTACTACCATGGCTACGCAGTCTTTGACGACGCCACACGATTTGCTACGCGCCACACGATTCCGAGGATCGGACGACGCTGGACGCGACCGAATATGCCAAGAAATCATACGGATGTTTTAAAGTGTTTTCCTTATTAAATTTACAAATAATACATATGAACAATAAGACATTGGATACAACACATATAGTGCATTCGACGGCGCGTGGCCCACGCAGTATCTGACACGTGTGCCTGCGGCGCAAAGGATCCGCTCTCCGCGACACGTGTGCCTGTGTACAGCGGTTAACCTCTGGTAGCATCCACCAATCTGTTCGCTGTgtgtctctccccctctcttctctctTGCTCGCCCGCTCGCGTTCACCACGAAGCCCAATCGCAGCACTCTGCCTCGTCGCTCGGAGCACCGCGCCATGCGCCACCCATGGAAGCACCCCACCGCGCGCCACGGCGCCGCCGAGCTCTGCTTCCGCGAGGTCGGCGACCTCCTCCCCCGCCGCttcgctcgccgcgccgccgcctccgaggTTCCCCTCCCTCCCCCATCCACTCTCCGCTTCCCTCCCCCCAATCGTGCTTCGATCGATCCATCAGGGGTGCGGATCAGCATAGGCACTAGCCAGCCATGTGCCATCGGCCAGCTGCGGATCGTGCTGCGCAGTGTTCGGGCCGTGGTCTTCTTGCCGTTTTAACTGAGATTTAGTGTTGGGTGAGATTGGACCACTGCTGATGTTAGCACACGCAAATTGGCTTCTCGAATTGGTGCTTGGGGATCACAGTCATGTAGGAGCATTATTTTGGCCATTGATTGCTCCTTACATTGGGCTATATGACATGGGTTGTGATGATCGGGGAATGAGTTAATAATGGTATTTTAATACTATGTGACAGAATCTTCTAAATGCAGAGCGGTATCTTGACCTCGTGATTTGGCAATCAAAAGGATCTGATTGAATAGCTTGATCTGAATCCTGAGCCGCTCATTAGCTTCTTCCTTATAAAGTACTAGCAAATAGACTGAATGTGTAATGTGTGCATTTATTTTATGCGGTTACTTGCTGATGTAAGTGCTGTCATACAGGAGCTTGTAATGCGCCTCCAGATTCATAGGAAGCTCAACAAGCACACAGGATGCGTGAACACGGTGGGCTTCAATGCCGCTGGTGACACCCTCATATCTGGGTCAGATGATCAGAGGGTAATGCTGTGGGATTGGGACACTGGTGCAGTTAAAATGCAGTTCCATTCGGGCCATGGCGATAATGTGTTCCAAGCACGGTTCATGCCTTACACGAATGATCGCACCATTGTCACCTGCGCTGCTGATGGCGAGGTAGATGTGTTAATTTCTCtttcatatactccctctgttcctaaatgtaagtctttttacagATTCCAACaagggactacatacggaacaaaatgagtgaatctacactctaaaatatgtctatatacatccgtatgttgtagtccattgaaatctctaaaaagacttatatttaggaacggagggagtacttcacatGATGTTCAGATGGTGATAGTAAGTTCAGAGGTTACAATCTGTTAATTCAATCAGGTGAGAGTTGCCAAGATCCAGGATGGCCGGGATGTGCTTACTTCATTGCTTGGTGACCATGATGGAAGGGCTCACAAGTTGGCTTTAGAGCCTGGAAGCCCTTATATTTTCTATAGTTGTGGCGAAGATGGTCATGTCCAACATGTAAGGTCCCAATCCCCAAAACATGCCCTTTCTCACTCACATGTGTGCACATGCAACATTTTATCTTTGTATCTGACTGCTTATAGTTAACCATTTTCACTTCTGTGCAGTTTGATTTGAGGACAGATACAGCCACAGAGTTATTCATTTGCAGAAAGTTTGTGGCTAAATCAGGACACTCCTCTCATGTCCATCTTAATGCAATCACAATTGATCCACGGAATCCAAATCTTCTTGCAGTTGCGGGAAACAATTCTTATGCTCGTGTCTACGACATCCGTAAATGCAAGTCGGGTGGATCATCTGATTTCGCTCAGCCATCTGACTGTTATTGTCCACCACATCTTATTGGCAATAAGAATGTTGGAATAACAGGGTTAGCATTCTCTCACCAGAGTGAGTTGCTTGTATCTTACAATGATGAGAATATTTACCTCTTCCCTAAAAATGGAGGGCTGGGACCCGACCCAAAATCATCCGTCAAAATTGGAGGCGGTGAAGGGTCCAACTCAACAGTGTTTgcatctggtgaagatgttgatcgaCCTGCGCCTCAGGTTTATGTTGGGCATCGCAATTGTGAGACTGTGAAGGGTGTGACTTTTATTGGGCCAAATCATGAATATGTTGCCAGTGGGTCAGACTGTGGTCGGTTGTTTATTTGGAGGAAGAGAGATGGGAAATTTTTACGGGCAATGGAGGGTGATGAATGCATAGTCAATTGTATTGAGCCCCATCCTCATGCTATGACAATTGCAAGCAGTGGAATTGATAATGATGTGAAGCTATGGACTCCCTCCGCCGTTGAACGAGCACGAGTTGTTAATGTTGAGGAGGTAAATCTCCTGGCATTTTATACGGCTCTTATCGTCTCAACTTCTAGTGGCCTATTGTTTTCTATCCTACATGTAACATTAACTTCATAATTTATAATAAACAAATTCAAGAGCTGACTGATAATTAGTTCTTTACCAAGAAAGAAACATTTTGTTTAATCTGTAGAAAGAATTTAGAAGACTATATATTCATTCCTCTTGAAAATTCAGCACCCTTCTTTAGCCTTTGAGATGTAAATTCTAGGGTAAATTTGATATATGCCACCACAAACTTTCTAGTTTTGAAATATGCCATTACTATTCTTTGATTTTGAAGCATGTCACTATATCAAAGTTCACAGGCTTTGAAATATGCCAGACAACAATTTACCTTTTCATTCTCATTCGTCTTGGGAAGAAATTTAATTTGTTGGTGTAGATTTTAAGTTGGAACCTTTTGCTTTTATCTTATCATCACATGTATGTTCCAGTTGAAGCCCCGAAAGAGGAAAGCAAAGCTCTGGCAATTTGCCTTGCCGGAGGAATTGGTCTGGCATGTGCTGGCATCACGACGTAGGCAACCAGCAGCTGGAGAAGATTCATCTGAGGATCTTGAAGACAACACAGAATTGCTTAGTCTTGTACTGCGAGCTGCAAACAGAGATAACTTGTCTGATGAGAGTGATGAGGATGAAAAAACCTCGGATGGCTCTGGAGAATAGAGGCCAATGATCAATTGTCCTTGGGGGATATTGCAAAATTGTGTATATACGATAATAATTACTCCATTTTCATGGATGATAATAGTATTAGTGTGCCTATGTAACTTGTGATTCTCATCTATGTTACAGATTTGTGTGTTTCCGAAAAGGGTATTTTGTTGAGAAATTCGAAATGTGGACATAGCGTACGAGTATCTTCTGAAAATGTGCAACCGAGCAGCTTTGGCGGCACTACTTTTTTAACAGAAAGAAGCAAATACTTCGCAATTAGATTTGTTTTTTTTAGAAAATTGCACCTGTGTTCTTCAATGTCGCGCGCTTGCACGAGTAACCTTGTTTGGTTTGTTTCCACTTTGCTTGCTAAGCATTTGTTTGATTCATATCTGTTGCGTGTTAAGCTATAATGGTCTGATGAAGAGGATGTTGAAAATTGATATTGATATAAGTTCATCTGTGTTATTTGGTCCAATTTGGAATAATTGCTAGATGTATAATTTGAAGTTGTTTGTTTCTTTCGAACTTACTTAATATTTCACTGTGATCACCTTGGGTTTACAGAATTGGATGTTAATggagttgtggagaagaaaaaagacaAGAAATCCTGCACTAACAGGTCAGTGACCCACATAACTTTATTCCTCTAATTTGAATGTTATGTTTGTTAGGACATAACGTGTGACAGAAAAATCAATGTTAAACATTTAGTACCATCAATATGCATTCCGTGCAAAAGGTCTGTTTTTTGCACAACGATTGTGCTAACGATGCATACTTGGTTTACTCCAGCCTTACACTCGCAACTAATTACCTATGTCGAATCAACCTTGTACTTGTAGTGTCAGTTATTGAGTGGTACAATTTACAAACTGAAACCTGTGGATCTGCTTCTACTTTTGATACTTTACACCACTATTTGCTGCCCTATTGTCAACTGCACGGAATGGAACAGCTACCTTTAATTGACCTTGTACTTGTAGTGTCAGTTACCGAATACAATTTAGAAACACAACCTGTGGATCTGCTTCTACTTTTGATAGTTTACACCACTATTTGCTGTCCCTATTTGTCTACTGCAGAGGATGGAACAGCTACCTTAATTGACCACGGCTATTGATACTGAGTAAGAGTATTAGCATTATAGGCATCTACCATCTGTACATCGACATGTATTCAGTAGTTCTTCTATCTGGTATCTGGCTGAACCTCTGCTGGCCTCATATTAATGCTCATTGTGAGTGCCACCAACTGCAAGAATGTACAATAGAAAATAGAAGTCAATATCAACTACTTAGAAGTTCATATATAAAAATCAAGAAATATATACTAAACAAAAAGTGTGCAGTAAGGTTTAAATTCCAGAGCACAATATTTTAACCATATTCATAGCAATGTTCAATTAGGGAGCCTACCGTAGCAAATCCAGCACAAGCCAGGCTGAAACCTTTGAAGTTGAAAGGTGCCGTCTCTGATAGGAACCATGCTGTCAAACCAATGGGAAAAAACGTTATAGCTAATGACATCTTTGGCTAAGCTCGTGGGCAGTGGCATAGGGATGAAAGAAGTAAGAAGGACATACAAGACATAATCTGTTGTGAGTTTAGATGTGCTAAGCAAAGATAATGACAGATGCTTACCTGTGAGCGGAGTAAAAACTAGAGGAGATATGACACTTGCAGTTGAGCTGATTCCTGTAATACAGCCTTGAACCATTCCCTAAAATAAACATTGGAAAAGAGAAACTGATTCACAAAAGGTATCTAATATCTTAGTGGAAATAAGCAGCTTCATTTAGTCATGGATTAAATTAATACATTTAGATTAGTACCTGCTCAGAAGGCCCTACTTTTTTTGATACAATGCTCCTTATCTGTTAAAGAATATAGTCAATAAAGATAAACTATTGACATGGTTACATGAACAGAAAATAAAAGCAAAAGAGGCAATCGCTGATAGATATTACTCACACAAGGGCCGACCAAAATGCTTAGAATCACACAGCTTGCAGCAAGATAAGGAACCTTCAACAAAACATAGAAATTTAGCACGACTAATACCAAAAAATAGCCATCATTCACAATACCACCATTTGATCAGTTGCATACCCAGAATGACCATGCAATGCTGTATAGGAATCCCTGCAAGATACATGCTAGATCAAATCACATTGGCAAGTTGTTCTTGCAGGAGAATTATATAAGAAAAAATAACAGGACTATGCCATAACAATGCCCTTACATGCACGCAGCTCCCTGTAAGTGCCACGACAAGTAGCTTCTGCTCACCCAGCCTCGGCGCTAAGAGAGGCATCACGGTCAGCTGCATAGATCATAAATCGTAAACTGCTTTTGCCGCACCAAGTGAAATCAAGTACATAATCGATCATAAATTGAAGACGTAGGTAAATATTGCTAAATGAACTCATACCTGTGAGAAACTTCCTGTAATGCCAATAATAAGCAACAAATTAGCGTACTGGTTCTTGGTATAGTGGAATTGGGCCTTCAGGAAATACTGCATTTGTAATTGTATCACAAAAGACAAAACAGTTAGAAGCTAATTTGTTGATATCCATGAAGTGTAGTTGAAAACATGCAAGAGATAGATTGTTCATGCTCTCAGCTTATCGAGTTCTTCAAAGAGGAACGTTCGTGTAGAATTTACAACATTGCAGTTTACGTGTATGCTGAAAAGTATGTTGGTGGATAAAATGGAGTACCAGTAATGCAGTTTGCAGGCCTGTTTCGCCAAGGCCGTGGAAAAATGTGACGACCGCTGCTCTCGTGAAAGTTGAGCTGCAAGTGGTTTGCAGGCATTCAGCAGGTAATCCGAGGTTAATATCTTGGTACATTTTCTTTTCTAAGAATATTGATAGGAGGAACTAAGCTATCCTTTTTTTTCATAgaagagtactccctccgttccgaattactcgtcgtagaaatgaatgtatctagatgtattttagttctagatacatccatttctgcgacgagtaatttggaacggagggagtatatatcagtGTATTTTTCACTGATAGGTCTGTGGCTTCCACAGCAAGATAATGCACATCATCATGTTGGATGAAAGCTAAAGAAACTCAATTCATTGCTAATCCGTTATACACCAAGCGGAAGGAGTTGGTGATGACAGAACTGATGAACTGGGAGTCTAATAGCCTGTTTAACAGAAAGAGAAACCCTGTTCGCTTACTTGAGCTGTCAAAGGTTAGTACAGTTTCTACTCTCTCCGTTGAGCCAATGAGCAGGCTAATTTTGCAATCTTTCAAGCTGAGAAAGGCATGCATGTCACCTGCTGGTAAGAAGGGTGGCCATCTCCGACAGCGACGGCACCTTCCGGAGAGGCGGGAGCCTCGGCGACGCCTCCTCGGGGCTAGAGGAGGGAGGGAAGAGCAGGCGCGAGGCCTCCTCGTCACGCAGCAGCGAGGCTCCGCGGTCCGTCTCCTGGACGAAGGCCCTCAGGTATACCGCCGCAGCAACCGACGCCAACGTCGCCACCTGCAGAGCACAACAGATGAAGAAACAACCTATGTGCCGGATGCAAACGCACGAGGCGCGCACTTAACATACCTGGAATGTAGAGGACACGGAGAGGAAGCGGGCCGCGATGGTGCCGCCTACGAAGCCGGCGGTGCAGACGCCGGAGAACACCCCGAaggccgccgctcgccgcccctCCGGCACCTTGTCGGCCTGCACGCCACACAGAGAAAGAGCAACCCGTGCATTGCATCCAGCTGAGCTCCAGCCATCCATGGAAATATTGGAAAAACTTGAAAGTTGGCGAGAGAGGGGATGGAGCTGGTTACCACGTAGGCGAGGGAGAGGCACATCATGGCGCCCTCGGAGACCATCGCCGTCAGCGTCTTGGCGACGTAGAAGGCGTAGAAGTACGGCCTCGTCTGGTTAAAAGCCATGATGGCTAGCCGACACGAAAGGAAACCAAAAGGTGATCAGTAGTAATTCCACCTGCAACCTGTGGCTGTGGCTGACGTGAAAGATTAACTCGTGAGTTTACCCAGTGGAACGATGGACAAGGTCGCCGGGAGAGCGAGCAGCGCCTTGCGGCCGTATCTATCGGAGAGGTTGCCGATGACCGGCGTCACCACGAGCGCCCCCAGCCCGGTGATCTGCATCAGGTGAGAATGAATTGTCACGGGCTCACCCTCACAGTGTCGCTTGTACCACTGCCTTTAGCACGCTGGCTTCTGCTTGTCCCGTGGCGCTCACTCACATATTCTGCTGCTGCTAGAGCGACCCGTCATCGGTGCAAGTTAACGTCATAAAAAAAGGATAAGGGGCACGCGTCGCTGATGGACACTATTACCACATAGCACGACACAGTCTAGCAAGTTGTCTGGTGCTGGCAACTGCGGAGTGCGGGCCACAGTAGCCACTCACATTTTCAGTGCCGTCACACGCACCACATTCGCAAGTTGTGCGACCTGCAGCCCCGTGTCTCGTTTTCTCCCTCCGCTTTCGGGGCAAAGCCTTCACGAAGACGAAAAATGAGAAAAAGGGCTAAAGAATGAGGTCTGCTTGGGGTTAGTTTCCCTGTCTATTTATTTATGAGATGACActggtagtagtcactagtcagtaccAACGACTTTTCTTGTGTCTCAACTCTCAATCATACTAGTACCACTACTACTTGGGAAGCAATGCTCCTAGCTTTTGACCATACTACTACTACCACTACATGGGAAGAGATGCAAGATCTACTAACAAAAGTGTATCGTCGGGTTCCCTCAAGAAAAGGAGGGCGTGGTCGGTGCGAGCGCGCGACATTTACGACGGTTGGCCGCGGACAAAAGCGAGATCTCGCGGGTGCGTAGTCGTATCGCCGTGTGACGCACCGGCCACACCGATCGATCGCACCCAAGACGACTGCTGCTAGCTCAAAGTCAGGGCGACCGCCCGACGCGACGGCGAGGGACCCGTCACCGTTCGCCG
The sequence above is a segment of the Triticum dicoccoides isolate Atlit2015 ecotype Zavitan chromosome 1A, WEW_v2.0, whole genome shotgun sequence genome. Coding sequences within it:
- the LOC119274536 gene encoding DDB1- and CUL4-associated factor 8-like yields the protein MRHPWKHPTARHGAAELCFREVGDLLPRRFARRAAASEELVMRLQIHRKLNKHTGCVNTVGFNAAGDTLISGSDDQRVMLWDWDTGAVKMQFHSGHGDNVFQARFMPYTNDRTIVTCAADGEVRVAKIQDGRDVLTSLLGDHDGRAHKLALEPGSPYIFYSCGEDGHVQHFDLRTDTATELFICRKFVAKSGHSSHVHLNAITIDPRNPNLLAVAGNNSYARVYDIRKCKSGGSSDFAQPSDCYCPPHLIGNKNVGITGLAFSHQSELLVSYNDENIYLFPKNGGLGPDPKSSVKIGGGEGSNSTVFASGEDVDRPAPQVYVGHRNCETVKGVTFIGPNHEYVASGSDCGRLFIWRKRDGKFLRAMEGDECIVNCIEPHPHAMTIASSGIDNDVKLWTPSAVERARVVNVEELKPRKRKAKLWQFALPEELVWHVLASRRRQPAAGEDSSEDLEDNTELLSLVLRAANRDNLSDESDEDEKTSDGSGE
- the LOC119274546 gene encoding tetracycline resistance protein, class A-like; protein product: MKEAAADLGHLLVFAFLFCVGAFMVAPVITDVTMAALCPGQDQCSLAIYLTGLQQAITGLGALVVTPVIGNLSDRYGRKALLALPATLSIVPLAIMAFNQTRPYFYAFYVAKTLTAMVSEGAMMCLSLAYVADKVPEGRRAAAFGVFSGVCTAGFVGGTIAARFLSVSSTFQVATLASVAAAVYLRAFVQETDRGASLLRDEEASRLLFPPSSSPEEASPRLPPLRKVPSLSEMATLLTSSSTFTRAAVVTFFHGLGETGLQTALLYFLKAQFHYTKNQYANLLLIIGITGSFSQLTVMPLLAPRLGEQKLLVVALTGSCVHGFLYSIAWSFWVPYLAASCVILSILVGPCIRSIVSKKVGPSEQGMVQGCITGISSTASVISPLVFTPLTAWFLSETAPFNFKGFSLACAGFATLVALTMSINMRPAEVQPDTR